The following proteins are co-located in the Triticum aestivum cultivar Chinese Spring chromosome 1A, IWGSC CS RefSeq v2.1, whole genome shotgun sequence genome:
- the LOC123181320 gene encoding protein CASPARIAN STRIP INTEGRITY FACTOR 1: MHRVSNPEMRMPRRSASLFALAFFALLLSTSLAGRQRPSFIVDREESLGQQGEAQDEAAMAQPVHSRMLKDVTTSDYGTYDPTPSMQKPHFKLIPN; the protein is encoded by the exons ATGCATCGCGTGAGTAACCCGGAGATGAGGATGCCCCGGAGATCCGCCTCCCTCTTCGCCCTCGCCTTCTTCGCCCTGCTGCTCTCCACTTCCCTGGCAG GGAGACAGCGGCCGAGCTTCATTGTAGATCGGGAGGAGTCTCTTGGTCAGCAAGGAGAGGCCCAGGACGAAGCAGCTATGGCACAGCCTGTGCACTCCCGGATGCTCAAGGACGTCACCACCAGTGACTACGGCACCTACGACCCAACCCCGTCCATGCAGAAGCCCCACTTCAAGCTCATACCCAACTGA